From Caldilineales bacterium, one genomic window encodes:
- a CDS encoding glycosyltransferase family 4 protein — protein sequence MPLRILYLSRVRLNPYVRLLAEGVQKADAGVTTAIAPTLAWRTLLSPGHPHLVHLHWLELQYSYGHPPHRQAARALRQLLLELRFAQRRGIRLVYTVHNLHHHDELYPDLNTAANDWIFTHADAIHVHDEATAAAVAGQHGRTAGVYIVPHGHYLHAYPNDIDRQSARQRLQLAPDAFVYLCLGQMRPYKGLDQLIHAFLSLPAAGNELVIAGQVGAGNQGGQAFVQHLRLLAHDHPGVRLFPTYIADEDLQIFFNAADACVFPYRRATTSGAALLAYSFGKPIIAPAIGPFPDLISGDSGVLFQPGNGDLRQALDQARRIDPERARTAALALVASRDWASLGARHAALYRQITGKAAPSP from the coding sequence ATGCCGCTCCGCATCCTCTACCTCTCCCGCGTCCGCCTGAACCCCTATGTCCGTCTGCTGGCCGAAGGGGTGCAGAAGGCCGACGCCGGCGTGACGACGGCCATCGCCCCCACCCTGGCCTGGCGCACCCTGCTTTCGCCCGGACATCCCCACCTGGTGCACCTGCACTGGCTGGAGCTGCAATACAGCTACGGGCATCCACCCCACCGTCAGGCCGCCCGGGCGCTGCGCCAGCTCCTGCTCGAACTCCGCTTTGCCCAACGCCGCGGCATCCGCCTGGTCTACACCGTCCACAACCTCCACCACCACGACGAGCTTTACCCTGACCTCAACACCGCTGCCAACGACTGGATCTTCACCCACGCCGACGCCATCCACGTCCACGATGAAGCCACCGCCGCCGCCGTCGCCGGCCAGCACGGCCGCACGGCCGGCGTCTACATCGTCCCCCACGGCCACTACCTGCACGCCTACCCCAACGACATCGACCGGCAGAGCGCCCGCCAGCGGCTACAGCTTGCGCCCGATGCCTTCGTTTATCTCTGCCTGGGCCAGATGCGCCCGTACAAGGGCCTCGACCAATTGATCCACGCCTTCCTCTCGCTGCCGGCCGCTGGCAACGAACTCGTCATCGCCGGCCAGGTTGGGGCCGGCAACCAGGGCGGCCAGGCCTTCGTCCAGCACTTGCGCTTGCTCGCCCACGACCACCCCGGCGTCCGCCTGTTCCCCACCTACATCGCCGACGAAGACCTCCAGATCTTCTTCAACGCCGCCGACGCCTGCGTCTTCCCCTACCGCCGCGCCACCACCTCCGGCGCTGCCCTCCTGGCCTACTCCTTCGGCAAGCCGATCATCGCCCCCGCCATCGGCCCCTTCCCCGACCTGATCAGCGGCGATAGCGGCGTCCTCTTCCAGCCGGGCAACGGCGATCTGCGCCAGGCCCTCGATCAGGCCCGGCGCATCGACCCCGAACGCGCCCGCACCGCCGCCCTGGCCCTCGTCGCCAGCCGCGATTGGGCCAGCCTGGGCGCCCGCCACGCCGCCCTCTACCGCCAGATCACCGGCAAAGCGGCTCCGTCGCCCTGA
- a CDS encoding class I SAM-dependent methyltransferase, translating to MNLVAWYEAYWAAKDDSVDHTRLDLMLAHIRPDQRVFQLDGGPGMLAQRMARERGAQVTMTDLTHEATRRAQEKGLDASQLYIAETGIPFPDASFDAVVSDSAIEHHFDPARSFDELARVLKPGGTFLLCLPNIAHWRCRWWLLRGRFPYLRATPTDFTHLRFFTLNEIRDWLAARDIAITHLDGSASLWVRGLYPNWLRRPPFNRLYTRLARRFPTLFARDLIVIGVKR from the coding sequence ATGAACCTTGTCGCCTGGTACGAAGCCTATTGGGCTGCCAAAGATGACAGCGTCGACCACACCCGCCTGGACTTGATGCTGGCCCACATCCGGCCCGACCAGCGCGTCTTCCAGCTCGACGGCGGCCCCGGCATGTTGGCCCAGCGCATGGCCCGCGAGCGCGGCGCCCAGGTGACCATGACCGACCTGACCCACGAAGCCACCCGGCGGGCGCAGGAAAAGGGTCTGGACGCCAGCCAACTCTACATCGCCGAGACCGGCATCCCCTTCCCCGACGCCAGCTTCGACGCCGTCGTCTCCGATTCGGCCATCGAGCACCACTTCGACCCCGCCCGCTCGTTCGACGAATTGGCGCGGGTGCTGAAACCGGGCGGGACCTTCCTCCTCTGCCTGCCCAACATCGCCCATTGGCGCTGCCGATGGTGGCTGCTGCGGGGTCGCTTCCCCTACCTGCGCGCCACCCCCACCGACTTCACCCATCTCCGCTTCTTCACCCTGAACGAAATCCGGGACTGGTTGGCCGCGCGGGATATTGCCATCACCCACCTCGACGGCTCCGCCTCCTTGTGGGTGCGCGGCCTCTACCCCAACTGGCTGCGTCGCCCGCCCTTCAACCGTCTCTACACCCGCCTGGCCCGCCGCTTCCCCACCCTCTTCGCCCGTGATTTGATCGTCATTGGGGTGAAGAGGTGA
- a CDS encoding DNRLRE domain-containing protein gives MHPRRLLLSLFLSLSLLAALGLTLSAGAAGIVRPQVDITSNADETCYRLTTTPDPLALNEFPTYTITLALPYTGVVESASLLMRSSNVRAGAIHPIVVNGVDIGQAPPADGKPTCDPVDHAPIRTYPLPPELLHPGVNYVRLTAEGTSDAWGVDYAALQVSGAGLLGGQYKFIQFPGEGGQAVDAAILEPIDQSAPRPLLLVFHGWSGVPFEPLPDYTAAAIAHDWFVASPAQRGNNALGPGGEPLASLRSQHDALALLQYMQSHYNIDPDRIYVGGFSMGGMMAGVMAAKYPDLFAAAVTHKAIADLSEWYYESSEYRQTRIITETGGAPTQVPFEYKRRSPWEFASNLSNLPIAIIHGSQDTVVPPHHAQDFYDAIAAASPRRLELRWYPGDHGDDSSNWGLGGDWAADFMDDYVRQDHPARLRLRTDESKAFYWLDIGKHSPNRFTEVAADSDPAADRATLTVTDTQAVDLSFDLARMGFDPAAGYIISQTTTSQGTTIAPVTPLNGRLDWTTPSGVVRLSLFPNDGSIPALVSLQEGSQGYGGTSDAWINQWSAASNYGNFGAVTLRTSGVATGLLRFDLTGVLPANVEIQAANLKLTTDGTGPEMAVNLYRLLRPWDEATATYNQAAAGQPWGAAGGQPGQDWESSPIATLNLNAADGVYTANVLATVQGWVQNPAGNHGLVLIAATASYNAARNLRSSEHSLANTRPALEIIYRPIPPTATPTPTPTTTPTATRTPTPTPSPTPSATPNPTETPTATPTPTPVVGVLAGLIFEDVNLDAVRQPGEPGLAGATVRIYQGSLSIGAYTTAADGFYSFGNLAPGAYRLHEDAPGGYYPAHPTNELIVSVAAGQQTTVDFAHKPLPTPSPTATLTPTPTRTPTATATPLPTFRLFLPLARG, from the coding sequence GTGCATCCACGCCGCCTCCTACTCAGCCTCTTCCTCAGCCTCTCCCTGCTGGCCGCCCTCGGTCTCACCCTCTCGGCCGGCGCCGCCGGCATCGTTCGCCCTCAAGTCGACATCACCTCGAACGCCGACGAGACCTGCTACCGGCTCACCACCACACCCGACCCGCTCGCGCTCAACGAATTCCCCACCTACACCATCACCCTGGCCCTGCCCTACACCGGCGTCGTCGAATCGGCCAGCCTGCTAATGCGCTCCTCCAATGTCCGCGCTGGCGCCATCCACCCCATCGTCGTCAATGGCGTCGACATCGGCCAGGCCCCGCCCGCCGACGGCAAGCCAACGTGCGACCCGGTCGACCACGCGCCCATCCGCACTTATCCTCTCCCGCCGGAACTGCTGCATCCCGGCGTCAACTACGTCCGCCTGACGGCCGAGGGCACGAGCGATGCCTGGGGTGTGGACTACGCCGCCTTGCAGGTCAGCGGCGCCGGGCTGCTGGGCGGCCAATACAAGTTCATCCAATTTCCTGGCGAAGGCGGCCAGGCCGTCGATGCCGCCATTTTGGAGCCGATCGACCAGAGCGCACCCCGGCCCCTGCTCCTCGTCTTCCACGGCTGGAGCGGCGTCCCCTTCGAGCCGCTGCCCGACTACACCGCCGCCGCCATCGCCCACGACTGGTTCGTCGCCTCGCCCGCACAGCGCGGCAACAACGCCCTCGGCCCCGGCGGCGAACCCCTGGCCTCGTTGCGCAGCCAGCACGACGCCCTCGCCCTCCTCCAGTACATGCAAAGCCACTACAACATCGACCCCGACCGCATCTACGTCGGCGGCTTCAGCATGGGGGGGATGATGGCGGGCGTCATGGCAGCCAAATATCCGGACCTCTTCGCCGCCGCCGTCACCCACAAAGCCATTGCCGACCTGTCTGAGTGGTATTACGAGAGCAGCGAGTACCGCCAAACGCGCATCATCACCGAGACCGGCGGCGCCCCAACCCAGGTTCCGTTCGAGTACAAACGCCGCAGCCCCTGGGAATTTGCCTCCAACCTCAGCAATCTGCCCATCGCCATCATCCACGGCTCGCAGGATACCGTCGTCCCCCCGCACCACGCCCAGGACTTCTACGACGCCATCGCCGCCGCCAGCCCTCGTCGCCTGGAACTGCGCTGGTATCCCGGCGACCACGGCGACGACTCATCCAACTGGGGACTGGGCGGCGACTGGGCGGCTGATTTCATGGACGACTACGTCCGCCAGGATCATCCGGCCCGCCTGCGCCTCCGCACCGACGAAAGCAAAGCCTTCTACTGGCTGGACATCGGCAAACACAGCCCCAACCGCTTCACCGAGGTCGCCGCCGACTCCGACCCGGCCGCCGACCGCGCCACCCTGACCGTCACCGACACCCAGGCCGTCGATCTCAGCTTCGACCTGGCCCGCATGGGCTTCGACCCGGCCGCCGGCTACATCATCTCGCAGACCACCACCAGCCAGGGCACCACCATCGCCCCTGTCACCCCCCTCAACGGTCGCCTGGACTGGACCACCCCGTCCGGCGTCGTCCGCCTGAGCCTCTTCCCCAACGATGGCAGCATCCCCGCCCTCGTCAGCCTCCAGGAAGGCAGCCAGGGCTACGGCGGCACGAGCGATGCCTGGATCAACCAGTGGAGCGCCGCCTCCAACTACGGCAACTTCGGCGCCGTCACCTTACGCACCAGCGGCGTCGCCACCGGCTTGCTGCGCTTCGACCTGACCGGCGTCCTCCCGGCCAATGTCGAAATCCAGGCCGCCAACCTCAAGCTCACGACCGACGGAACCGGCCCCGAGATGGCGGTCAACCTCTATCGGCTGCTGCGCCCCTGGGACGAAGCCACCGCCACCTACAACCAGGCGGCAGCCGGGCAACCCTGGGGGGCGGCCGGCGGCCAACCCGGCCAGGACTGGGAGAGTTCGCCGATCGCGACCCTCAATCTCAACGCCGCCGATGGCGTCTACACGGCCAACGTCTTGGCGACGGTGCAAGGCTGGGTGCAGAACCCGGCCGGGAACCACGGGCTGGTCTTGATCGCTGCCACCGCCAGCTACAACGCCGCCCGCAATCTGCGCAGCAGCGAGCACAGCCTGGCCAACACCCGCCCGGCTTTGGAGATCATCTACCGGCCCATCCCCCCCACCGCCACCCCCACCCCCACGCCCACCACCACCCCCACCGCCACTCGCACCCCCACCCCCACGCCATCGCCCACGCCATCGGCCACCCCGAACCCCACCGAGACCCCCACCGCCACGCCCACCCCCACCCCCGTCGTCGGCGTCCTTGCCGGCCTCATCTTCGAGGACGTCAACCTCGATGCCGTACGCCAGCCAGGCGAACCGGGTCTGGCCGGAGCCACGGTGCGCATCTACCAGGGGTCACTGTCCATTGGCGCCTACACCACCGCGGCCGATGGCTTCTACAGCTTCGGCAACCTGGCCCCCGGCGCCTACCGCCTGCACGAAGACGCCCCCGGCGGCTACTACCCCGCCCACCCCACCAACGAACTGATCGTGAGCGTGGCTGCGGGCCAGCAAACGACCGTCGACTTCGCTCACAAACCGCTCCCCACCCCGTCCCCCACCGCCACCCTGACGCCCACCCCCACTCGCACCCCCACCGCCACCGCCACCCCCCTCCCCACCTTCCGCCTCTTCCTGCCCCTGGCGCGCGGGTAG
- a CDS encoding acyltransferase codes for MTFLLRLLLTLSRLPVLGGLFLRLACWVVGPYKNRRLLIRLSGRSFISPFAAIHCPNLRLGQRVFIDDQVTLYAHRDGGSLSIGDDSSVQRHSILELIQGGAITIGRNTHIQSGCHLTAAKANIVIGDDVQLAPRCALYPYQHGFADPALPIARQPLTSKGDIVIEDGAWLGIGAIVLDGVNIGRGAVVGAGAVVTASIPAFAIAAGVPAGVIGWREGAPSNSAR; via the coding sequence ATGACATTCCTCCTTCGTCTTCTCCTCACCCTCTCGCGCTTGCCGGTGCTTGGCGGGCTGTTCTTGCGGCTGGCCTGCTGGGTGGTGGGACCGTACAAGAACCGGCGCTTGCTCATCCGTCTGAGCGGGCGCAGCTTCATCTCGCCCTTTGCCGCCATCCACTGCCCCAACCTGCGCCTGGGCCAGCGCGTCTTCATCGACGACCAGGTGACGCTATACGCCCATCGCGACGGCGGCAGCCTCAGCATCGGCGATGACTCATCGGTGCAGCGCCACAGCATCCTCGAACTCATCCAGGGCGGGGCCATCACCATCGGCCGGAACACCCACATCCAGTCGGGTTGCCATCTCACCGCCGCCAAAGCCAACATCGTCATCGGCGACGATGTGCAACTGGCCCCGCGCTGCGCCCTCTATCCCTACCAGCACGGCTTCGCCGACCCGGCCCTCCCCATCGCCCGCCAACCCCTCACCAGCAAGGGCGACATCGTGATCGAAGACGGCGCCTGGTTGGGCATCGGCGCCATCGTCCTCGACGGCGTCAACATCGGCCGGGGAGCCGTGGTGGGCGCGGGGGCCGTCGTCACCGCCAGCATCCCGGCCTTCGCCATCGCCGCCGGCGTCCCGGCCGGCGTCATCGGCTGGCGCGAAGGCGCCCCATCCAACTCAGCGCGCTAG
- a CDS encoding NAD-dependent epimerase/dehydratase family protein gives MPTAFVTGATGFLGAALVRQLVAEGWRVRALLRPQANDLLLRDLPAIERIEGDLLDSTGYRPALSGCDALFHTAAIYTHDPIHVPMMFWVNVEGARTILQAASLAGVPRIVHTSTIGVIYQPPNGSLATEGSGVDPVDASDYVRSKLAGEQIALALADGGAPIIIVHPSAMLGPGDWRPSASGRRFLDAVQNRSGWRQRYPAGGINWTPVQDVARGMILAAERGQPGRRYLLGHRQGNLDARAFARLIAQATGRRPRPDLSADLRRLARSLQPWPTPPAPDAGPTRLTCDPSRAITELGMPQTLLLAAAQAEYAWYREQGYL, from the coding sequence ATGCCCACCGCCTTCGTCACCGGAGCCACCGGCTTTCTCGGCGCCGCCCTTGTTCGCCAGCTCGTGGCCGAGGGATGGCGGGTGCGAGCCTTGCTTCGCCCCCAGGCCAATGACCTCCTCTTGCGCGATCTGCCTGCGATCGAACGAATCGAGGGCGACCTGCTGGATTCGACAGGCTATCGCCCCGCCCTTTCCGGCTGCGACGCTCTCTTCCACACCGCCGCCATCTACACCCACGACCCCATCCACGTTCCGATGATGTTCTGGGTAAACGTCGAAGGCGCCAGGACGATTCTACAGGCGGCGTCACTGGCCGGTGTGCCCCGCATCGTCCACACCAGCACCATCGGCGTCATCTACCAGCCCCCAAACGGCAGCCTGGCCACCGAGGGTTCGGGCGTGGACCCGGTCGATGCCTCGGACTATGTGCGCAGCAAACTGGCCGGAGAACAGATCGCGCTGGCGCTGGCCGACGGCGGCGCCCCCATCATCATCGTCCATCCGTCAGCCATGCTGGGGCCGGGCGATTGGCGGCCCTCGGCCAGCGGCCGGCGCTTCCTCGACGCCGTGCAGAACAGATCCGGCTGGCGCCAGCGTTACCCGGCCGGCGGCATCAACTGGACGCCGGTGCAAGATGTGGCGCGGGGGATGATCCTGGCGGCCGAACGCGGGCAGCCGGGGCGTCGCTATCTGCTCGGCCACCGCCAGGGCAACCTCGATGCCAGGGCCTTCGCCCGGCTGATCGCACAGGCAACGGGAAGGCGACCACGCCCGGACCTTAGCGCCGACCTCCGCCGCCTGGCCCGCTCTCTACAGCCCTGGCCGACCCCGCCCGCCCCTGACGCCGGCCCCACCCGCCTCACCTGCGACCCCTCGCGGGCCATCACCGAGCTGGGCATGCCGCAGACCTTGCTCCTGGCCGCGGCCCAGGCCGAATATGCGTGGTATCGCGAGCAGGGTTATTTGTGA